In Panicum virgatum strain AP13 chromosome 4N, P.virgatum_v5, whole genome shotgun sequence, a single window of DNA contains:
- the LOC120670549 gene encoding uncharacterized protein LOC120670549 isoform X1 produces MIIEDSVNHPGRIGSVEGHEVVDRKRLLHHDLLYKDYFSDNPTFQAKTFRQRFRMRQHVFLCIMKAVQEHDDYFVQKKNAAGVLGLSCLQKVVAAFCMLAYGVPADALGKYIHIGESTALEALRKFVVAVVEVFGPEYMRRPNAQDTARLLAIGASRGFPGMLGSIDCMHWSWKNCPTAWHRSYKKEPTIILEAVASKDLWIWHAFFGMAGSHNDINVLQRSDIFARLAEGEGPQVNYNINGHEYSMCYYLADGIYPSRATFVKTIPEPQGNMKKYFANAHETCRKDVERAFEVLQSRFAIVRGPARMWDEDTLHNIMMACIIMHNMIVEDERDEYDYNFDDRGQYVCDYEDMGERVTVSHDAAPELDAFIENYKNIKDKETHTQLQADLIEHLWQNHRELYNVD; encoded by the exons ATGATCATTGAGGATTCGGTTAATCATCCGGGTCGAATTGGTTCTGTTGAGGGACATGAGGTAGTGGATCGTAAAAGACTATTACACCATGATCTTCTTTACAAAGACTATTTCTCAGATAATCCTACGTTCCAAGCAAAGACTTTTAGACAGAG GTTTCGGATGAGACAGCATGTATTTCTTTGCATAATGAAGGCTGTTCAGGAACATGACGACTATTTCGTGCAGAAGAAGAATGCAGCCGGTGTGCTAGGACTATCTTGTCTGCAGAAGGTCGTTGCGGCTTTTTGTATGTTAGCTTATGGAGTACCGGCTGATGCTTTGGGCAAGTACATTCATATTGGTGAGAGCACCGCTCTAGAAGCTTTGAGAAAGTTTGTAGTAGCTGTTGTTGAGGTCTTTGGACCGGAGTACATGAGGAGGCCTAACGCACAGGATACCGCTAGGTTACTTGCAATTGGAGCGAGCAGAGGATTTCCTGGTATGCTTGGGTCCATAGATTGTATGCATTGGAGCTGGAAAAATTGTCCGACAGCATGGCACAGGAGCTATAAAAAGGAGCCTACAATTATATTGGAAGCAGTTGCATCTAAAGATCTATGGATATGGCATGCATTCTTTGGCATGGCAGGTTCACACAATGACATAAATGTTCTTCAAAGATCGGATATATTTGCAAGGCTTGCTGAGGGGGAAGGTCCACAAGTTAATTACAACATCAATGGTCATGAATATTCAATGTGTTATTATCTAGCAGATGGCATATATCCGTCGCGGGCAACTTTTGTGAAGACCATTCCAGAGCCACAAGGTAAtatgaaaaaatattttgcaaatgcACATGAAACTTGTCGAAAGGATGTTGAAAGGGCATTTGAGGTCCTACAATCTCGGTTTGCTATTGTTCGTGGCCCGGCTCGTATGTGGGATGAAGATACGCTCCATAATATTATGATGGCTTGCATCATAATGCATAACATGATTGTTGAAGATGAGCGAGATGAGTATGATTACAACTTTGACGATAGGGGCCAATATGTATGCGACTACGAGGACATGGGAGAAAGGGTCACAGTTTCCCATGATGCTGCACCTGAACTTGATGCTTTCATTGAGAATTACAAAAACATAAAGGACAAGGAAACCCACACTCAGCTTCAGGCAGACCTGATCGAGCACTTGTGGCAAAACCATAGAGAGTTATACAATGTTGATTAA
- the LOC120670549 gene encoding uncharacterized protein LOC120670549 isoform X2 produces the protein MRQHVFLCIMKAVQEHDDYFVQKKNAAGVLGLSCLQKVVAAFCMLAYGVPADALGKYIHIGESTALEALRKFVVAVVEVFGPEYMRRPNAQDTARLLAIGASRGFPGMLGSIDCMHWSWKNCPTAWHRSYKKEPTIILEAVASKDLWIWHAFFGMAGSHNDINVLQRSDIFARLAEGEGPQVNYNINGHEYSMCYYLADGIYPSRATFVKTIPEPQGNMKKYFANAHETCRKDVERAFEVLQSRFAIVRGPARMWDEDTLHNIMMACIIMHNMIVEDERDEYDYNFDDRGQYVCDYEDMGERVTVSHDAAPELDAFIENYKNIKDKETHTQLQADLIEHLWQNHRELYNVD, from the coding sequence ATGAGACAGCATGTATTTCTTTGCATAATGAAGGCTGTTCAGGAACATGACGACTATTTCGTGCAGAAGAAGAATGCAGCCGGTGTGCTAGGACTATCTTGTCTGCAGAAGGTCGTTGCGGCTTTTTGTATGTTAGCTTATGGAGTACCGGCTGATGCTTTGGGCAAGTACATTCATATTGGTGAGAGCACCGCTCTAGAAGCTTTGAGAAAGTTTGTAGTAGCTGTTGTTGAGGTCTTTGGACCGGAGTACATGAGGAGGCCTAACGCACAGGATACCGCTAGGTTACTTGCAATTGGAGCGAGCAGAGGATTTCCTGGTATGCTTGGGTCCATAGATTGTATGCATTGGAGCTGGAAAAATTGTCCGACAGCATGGCACAGGAGCTATAAAAAGGAGCCTACAATTATATTGGAAGCAGTTGCATCTAAAGATCTATGGATATGGCATGCATTCTTTGGCATGGCAGGTTCACACAATGACATAAATGTTCTTCAAAGATCGGATATATTTGCAAGGCTTGCTGAGGGGGAAGGTCCACAAGTTAATTACAACATCAATGGTCATGAATATTCAATGTGTTATTATCTAGCAGATGGCATATATCCGTCGCGGGCAACTTTTGTGAAGACCATTCCAGAGCCACAAGGTAAtatgaaaaaatattttgcaaatgcACATGAAACTTGTCGAAAGGATGTTGAAAGGGCATTTGAGGTCCTACAATCTCGGTTTGCTATTGTTCGTGGCCCGGCTCGTATGTGGGATGAAGATACGCTCCATAATATTATGATGGCTTGCATCATAATGCATAACATGATTGTTGAAGATGAGCGAGATGAGTATGATTACAACTTTGACGATAGGGGCCAATATGTATGCGACTACGAGGACATGGGAGAAAGGGTCACAGTTTCCCATGATGCTGCACCTGAACTTGATGCTTTCATTGAGAATTACAAAAACATAAAGGACAAGGAAACCCACACTCAGCTTCAGGCAGACCTGATCGAGCACTTGTGGCAAAACCATAGAGAGTTATACAATGTTGATTAA